A segment of the Deltaproteobacteria bacterium genome:
CTGGCGACGCGGGTCCTTTCATCACACTACCGATGGTCTTTTCCAAAGACCCCGAGCGCGGCACGCGCAACGTCGGGCTCTACCGCATGCAGGTCTACGACTCACGCACGACTGGCATGCACTGGCACTTGCACAAAGTTGGCGCGCGCCATTACCGCCATCAGCAGAAAGGTCGCATGGAACTCGCCGTCTGCATCGGCGGCGACCCGGCATTGACCTATGCCGCCACGGCGCCGCTGCCGGATCAAATCGACGAGATTCTCTTTACCGGCTTCATGCACAAAAAGGGCGTAGCGCTGGTCAAAGCGATTACCGTCGACATCGACGTGCCCGCGAACGCCGACATCGTCATCGAGGGCTATGTCGATCCCACCGAGCCATTTCGCCGCGAGGGTCCGTTTGGTGACCACACCGGCTTTTATTCGTTGGCGGACGACTATCCGGTGTTTCACGTGACCTGCATTACCCAAAGAAAAAAGCCCATTTACTTGACCACCATTGTCGGCCGCCCGCCGATGGAAGATGCCTATCTTGGCAAAGCAACGGAACGTATCTTTCTGCCGTTGTTAAAACTTACGTTCCCAGAAATCGTCGACATGAATCTCCCCATCCACGGCGTGTTTCACAATTTGGCGATCATTGCGATCAAAAAAGAATATCCCGCTCATGCGCGCAAGATCATGCACGCGCTCTGGGGCATGGGCCAGATGATGTTCACCAAGGCCCTTATGATCGTCGACCACGACGTCGATGTTCAGGACCTTTCGGAAGTCACCTGGGTGGTCGGCAATAATATCGATCCCAAGCGTGATGTGATTTTCGTCGAAGGCCCAGTCGATGTGTTAGACCACGCCGCCCCCATGCTCGGCTTTGGCTCAAAAATCGGCATCGATGCCACGCGCAAATGGCGCAGCGAAGGATTCGAGCGCGAGTGGCCGCCGGCCATCGTCATGGATGAAAAGACCAAGCAACACATCGACTCGATCTGGTCCAAGTTGGGGATTTCGTGAGTCGTGGCGCGCCGCAAAGAGAAAAAACCAACGCCGCGGCCGAGTCGTCAGCCCAACCGCACCAACCCGGTATCCCCAATCGATGCCCCAAGCCGCAACGACGAGCCGCTAGCGACAACCTCCAACCGCGATAGCTCCATCGCGCTGGCGGTGGCGGCATTCACGATCGCGGTTTTTCTGCCCGCGCTGCGCAACGATTTCGTCAACTGGGACGACTACGATCTGCTCGTCAACAATCCCTATTACCGCGGCTTGGGCTGGCAGCAGCTCGCCTGGATGTTTTCGACATTTCACCAGGGCCATTACCAGCCGCTCAGCTGGATCACCCTAGCCGTGGACTATTACCTCTGGGGGCTCAACCCAGTGGGCTATCACCTGACCAACATCCTGCTGCACGGCGCCAACGCGGCGCTGTTTTTTCTGATTGCGCAGAAGCTGCTCTCGGTCGCTCGCTCCACTCCTGCGACCGACTTCGGCTTGCGCGCGGCTGCCGGCTTAGCCGCGCTGTTTTTCGCCGTCCATCCGCTGCGCGTCGAGTCGGTGGCCTGGGCGACCGAGCGGCGCGATGTTCTGTCCGGGCTTTTTTTTCTTGCGACGGTTTATTGTTATCTGCGCGCTGTCATCGACACGGACGATGGCGCGCGCCAAAGCCGCGGCTGGTTGGGCGCTTCCGTGCTCTGTTTCGCGTGCTCGCTGCTGGCCAAGGCCAGCGGCGTTACACTGCCCTTGGTTCTATTGTTGCTCGATGTGTGCCCTCTCGGCCGTATAACCTGGCTGGCCGGACGGGCGCTGCGAACGGCACCGCGCCATGTTTGGCTGGAGAAGGTTCCCTTTGCACTGCTCGCTCTATTGGCTGGCATCGTTGCTCCGCTCGCCCAGTCAGACGCTGCCGCAGTGGCATCGCTGCACGCCCATGGTTTGGCCGCGCGTGCCGCTCAGGCGTCCTACGGCTTGGTGTTCTACCTCTGGAAGACCGTATGGCCCTTCGATCTAGCGCCACTCTACGAGGTGCCCCCGCGAATCGATCCGGTTGCCTGGCCTTTCTTGCCAAGCGCCGCAGTGGTTATTGCGCTCTCGGTTGGCTTGTGGATTTTTCGCCGCCGCTGGCCTGCGGCCTTAGCCTGCTGGCTTTCTTACGTGGTGATCGTGGCGCCGGTTCTCGGTTTCGTGCAAAGCGGTCGCCAGCTTGTCGCCGACCGCTATAGCTACCTACCCTGCTTGGGCTGGGCGCTGCTCGTCGGAGCCGGTTGGTTTTTTCTTTGGCAACGGCGCACCGTTTCGTGGCTGGGGAGCCGCAAGCCTGCTGTTCCTGTCGCGCTTGCTGCCGCCATGGTCGTGGGATTGGCCCTCGTGACAATCCAGCAGATTGCCATCTGGCGCGATTCCGACACGCTGTGGAATCAGGTGATATCGGTCGCTGACCGCTCGACGTTCAAATCGGCGACGGCGCACCATATGGTTGCCCGCTTGGCCGCCGATCGCGGTGATCTCGATAACGCGCTGGCTCATCTCAAAACATCGATCGCAATCGAGCCCAACGATTATGCTATCTACACCGACCTTGGCGTGGTCCTCAGCCGGCGCGGTGAGCCCGCCGAGGCGATTCGCGCGCTTGAGCAAGCTCTATCGATGAAGCCAACTCTTGCGGTCTCTCACTATAATCTGGCCAGCGCCCTTGCCGTGCAAGGCCGCCTTGACGAGGCCATAGCTCGTTTGGAAACCGCGTTGAAATTGCAGCCTGACTATCCACAGGGCTACAACGCACTGGGCAAGATCTATGCAGCCAAAGGGGATTTGGTGAAAGCTATCGCACTTTTTCGCCGCGCCCTCTATATTAGACCGGATTTTGCTGAAGCGCAGCACAACCTGGCTCGTGCTCTCGACGAAGCCAAGCAAAAGTAAGATGACTAAGATCGCCCAAACTAACCCGATGCCATGGCTTACCAAGATGCGGAGTTTCGCTAGCCTCGTGCGCTTTTCCCACACGGTCTTCGCGCTTCCCTTCGCCATGGCGTCGATCGTCTTGGCGTGGCCGCAGCATCCGGTCACGCTGCGCATGCTTTTCTGGATCGTTATTGCCATGGTCGGCGCGCGCACCGCGGCGATGGGATTCAATCGGTTGGTGGATCGAAAATTCGACGCTCTCAACCCGCGCACCAAGAATTGGGAGCTGCCCCAGGGGAAAGTGAAAACTGGCGAGGCCGTTGTGTTGACGGTGCTCTCATCGACAGTTTTAATCCTCGCTTCCTTTCAGCTCAATTGGCTCTGTTTTGCACTTTCACCGCTCGCCTTGACCATCGTGTTTTTTTATTCCCTGACCAAACGGTTTACCTGGGCATCGCATATGTTTTTGGGCCTGGCCCTCGCCATCGCGCCGGTGGGTGCTTGGCTGGCTGTGGCACAGCCGCCTTTTGAATTGAAGGAGCTGCTGGTACCGATCTGCCTTGGTATGTCCGTGGTCTTTTGGCTGGCTGGCTTTGACATCATCTACTCGCTGCAAGACCGCGAGTTTGATAAGAAGATCGGTCTCCACTCGATTCCCGTTCGCTTCGG
Coding sequences within it:
- a CDS encoding menaquinone biosynthesis decarboxylase, translated to MAYNSLQEFVQVLERDGELKRVAHPVKAELEITEIADRVMKSGGPALLFENVVGKSIPLLINAFGSTKRTATALGVSDVKEIAREIEKLLQLTRPPKSFKDKLHLLGEGLKLAGIPPKKVKDGPCQEVIHREPDLGILPVLTCWPGDAGPFITLPMVFSKDPERGTRNVGLYRMQVYDSRTTGMHWHLHKVGARHYRHQQKGRMELAVCIGGDPALTYAATAPLPDQIDEILFTGFMHKKGVALVKAITVDIDVPANADIVIEGYVDPTEPFRREGPFGDHTGFYSLADDYPVFHVTCITQRKKPIYLTTIVGRPPMEDAYLGKATERIFLPLLKLTFPEIVDMNLPIHGVFHNLAIIAIKKEYPAHARKIMHALWGMGQMMFTKALMIVDHDVDVQDLSEVTWVVGNNIDPKRDVIFVEGPVDVLDHAAPMLGFGSKIGIDATRKWRSEGFEREWPPAIVMDEKTKQHIDSIWSKLGIS
- a CDS encoding tetratricopeptide repeat protein; its protein translation is MARRKEKKPTPRPSRQPNRTNPVSPIDAPSRNDEPLATTSNRDSSIALAVAAFTIAVFLPALRNDFVNWDDYDLLVNNPYYRGLGWQQLAWMFSTFHQGHYQPLSWITLAVDYYLWGLNPVGYHLTNILLHGANAALFFLIAQKLLSVARSTPATDFGLRAAAGLAALFFAVHPLRVESVAWATERRDVLSGLFFLATVYCYLRAVIDTDDGARQSRGWLGASVLCFACSLLAKASGVTLPLVLLLLDVCPLGRITWLAGRALRTAPRHVWLEKVPFALLALLAGIVAPLAQSDAAAVASLHAHGLAARAAQASYGLVFYLWKTVWPFDLAPLYEVPPRIDPVAWPFLPSAAVVIALSVGLWIFRRRWPAALACWLSYVVIVAPVLGFVQSGRQLVADRYSYLPCLGWALLVGAGWFFLWQRRTVSWLGSRKPAVPVALAAAMVVGLALVTIQQIAIWRDSDTLWNQVISVADRSTFKSATAHHMVARLAADRGDLDNALAHLKTSIAIEPNDYAIYTDLGVVLSRRGEPAEAIRALEQALSMKPTLAVSHYNLASALAVQGRLDEAIARLETALKLQPDYPQGYNALGKIYAAKGDLVKAIALFRRALYIRPDFAEAQHNLARALDEAKQK
- a CDS encoding 4-hydroxybenzoate octaprenyltransferase; its protein translation is MPWLTKMRSFASLVRFSHTVFALPFAMASIVLAWPQHPVTLRMLFWIVIAMVGARTAAMGFNRLVDRKFDALNPRTKNWELPQGKVKTGEAVVLTVLSSTVLILASFQLNWLCFALSPLALTIVFFYSLTKRFTWASHMFLGLALAIAPVGAWLAVAQPPFELKELLVPICLGMSVVFWLAGFDIIYSLQDREFDKKIGLHSIPVRFGVAKALLFSSGFHVLTVLFLVLTGIVAGRGIVYWLGTLAVAAVLFWEHKIVTPNDLSRINRAFFDLNAYVSLGYLLATLGDVLL